The following proteins are co-located in the Microcystis wesenbergii NRERC-220 genome:
- a CDS encoding SpoIID/LytB domain-containing protein, whose translation MLKIKEKKAIISIGSITAAILLSLTLIPAAIAKDVLLRVGIVQRFGDEAKEKLTLSSTSGDNLTLRVLGEDGQSQTLQTNRLQLEVIPRPLASPILQEKVILSDHATFETAENSAKNWAKMGIKVEITQPGRWQVWAKREVYENPLVRRWLLTSLQTKGHNQPYINSVLLKEKPQVSFQINGVRYFPKELEIESQKNLIQVTHSPEQVRLYGGTMRLQPNAYGTFTLVNNVPLETYLRGVVPHEIGHDAPESATQAQTIIARTYALRNRRRFQADNYELCADTHCQVYYGLTGTNPRADQAIAATRGLVLTYQNELVDALYSSTTGGITALFSDVWDGEERPYLRAVVDSPNRVWDLSKQSLANETTFRQFINLKDGFNETGRRVFRWQKQASLADLSQDLETYLKRRKHPLAHFQKIQWMEVTKRSPSGRILTMTIQTDKGILELHKNEVRSALEPPRSTLFYIDPIYDTNRQIQGYNFIGGGFGHGVGLSQFGSYNLARLGWSPEQILAFYYPGTTIQPLNNSIVFWRGN comes from the coding sequence ATGCTAAAAATCAAGGAAAAAAAAGCAATAATTAGCATCGGTTCCATAACTGCGGCGATCTTGCTCAGTTTAACCCTAATTCCTGCCGCTATAGCCAAGGATGTCCTTCTGAGAGTGGGCATTGTCCAACGTTTTGGCGATGAAGCCAAGGAAAAATTAACCCTGAGTAGTACCAGTGGTGATAATCTCACCCTGCGCGTGCTGGGAGAAGATGGCCAATCCCAAACCCTGCAAACCAATCGCCTACAATTAGAAGTTATTCCCCGTCCCCTCGCTTCTCCCATCCTGCAAGAAAAAGTCATTTTAAGCGACCACGCCACCTTTGAAACCGCCGAAAATAGTGCCAAAAATTGGGCAAAAATGGGCATTAAAGTGGAAATTACCCAACCCGGACGCTGGCAGGTTTGGGCAAAGCGAGAAGTTTATGAAAATCCCCTAGTGCGACGTTGGTTGTTGACCAGTTTGCAAACCAAAGGCCACAATCAACCCTATATTAATAGTGTTTTACTCAAAGAAAAGCCGCAAGTTTCTTTCCAGATCAACGGGGTGCGCTATTTTCCCAAAGAATTAGAAATCGAGAGCCAAAAAAACCTGATTCAAGTCACCCATAGCCCCGAGCAGGTACGTTTGTACGGGGGAACTATGCGCCTACAGCCCAACGCCTACGGCACTTTTACCCTAGTTAATAACGTTCCCCTCGAAACCTACCTGCGTGGGGTTGTACCCCACGAAATCGGTCATGATGCCCCGGAAAGTGCCACCCAGGCGCAAACTATTATCGCCCGTACCTACGCCCTCCGCAATCGCCGCCGTTTTCAAGCCGATAATTACGAACTCTGTGCCGATACCCATTGTCAAGTTTATTATGGATTGACGGGAACTAATCCCCGGGCTGATCAAGCGATCGCAGCCACGCGAGGCCTGGTTTTAACCTACCAAAATGAGTTAGTGGATGCCCTTTATTCCTCCACCACCGGCGGAATAACTGCCCTTTTTAGTGATGTTTGGGATGGGGAAGAAAGACCTTATCTCCGGGCAGTGGTGGACTCCCCTAATCGAGTCTGGGATCTGTCGAAACAATCCCTCGCTAATGAGACAACTTTTCGCCAGTTTATTAATCTTAAAGATGGTTTTAATGAGACGGGGCGACGGGTTTTTCGCTGGCAAAAACAAGCTTCTTTAGCTGATTTGAGTCAAGACCTAGAAACCTATCTAAAACGCAGAAAACATCCCCTCGCCCATTTCCAGAAAATCCAATGGATGGAAGTGACTAAGCGCTCTCCTTCCGGTCGGATTCTTACTATGACCATTCAAACCGATAAGGGGATTTTGGAACTGCATAAAAATGAGGTGCGTAGTGCTTTGGAACCGCCTCGCAGTACCCTATTCTACATCGATCCTATCTACGATACCAATCGACAGATCCAGGGTTATAACTTTATTGGTGGCGGTTTCGGCCACGGGGTAGGATTAAGTCAATTTGGTTCCTATAATTTAGCCCGTTTGGGTTGGTCTCCCGAACAAATTCTCGCTTTCTATTATCCCGGCACCACCATTCAACCTCTCAATAATTCGATTGTCTTTTGGCGAGGAAATTAA
- a CDS encoding potassium channel family protein, whose translation MQSIKFFSSMRPQNRQFAVIGLGRFGRAVCETLRKQGYQVVATDIEEGLVAQALSDRIVDNAIELDSTKPNALREAGIFETDTVIVAIGKYVEESIITTLNCKEAGVNFVAAKASTEIHGKLLKKVGADLVVFPEYDAGCELAHRLTRPSILERFDLDPEHSIVELKVPEAFHGKTLAELEIRNRYGLNIVAVGNAEKFKINPNPQERLYKDLAMVVIGSNRDIQRLPM comes from the coding sequence ATGCAATCAATTAAATTTTTTAGTAGTATGCGTCCCCAAAATCGTCAATTTGCCGTCATCGGATTAGGCAGATTTGGGCGCGCTGTCTGTGAAACCTTACGCAAACAAGGTTATCAAGTGGTAGCGACAGATATTGAAGAAGGATTAGTAGCACAAGCGTTATCTGATCGAATAGTAGATAATGCGATCGAGCTTGATTCTACCAAACCTAACGCTCTGCGAGAAGCGGGAATTTTTGAAACCGATACGGTGATTGTCGCTATTGGTAAATACGTTGAAGAAAGTATCATTACTACTCTCAATTGTAAGGAAGCAGGGGTTAATTTTGTCGCAGCTAAAGCCTCCACAGAAATCCATGGAAAATTACTCAAGAAAGTTGGTGCAGATTTAGTAGTTTTTCCCGAATACGATGCCGGTTGTGAGTTAGCGCACCGTTTGACTAGACCATCAATTTTAGAACGATTTGATCTCGATCCCGAACATAGTATTGTCGAGTTAAAAGTCCCAGAAGCTTTTCACGGTAAAACCCTAGCAGAGTTAGAAATTCGTAATCGTTATGGGTTAAATATTGTCGCTGTCGGTAATGCGGAAAAATTCAAGATTAACCCCAATCCCCAAGAAAGATTATACAAAGATTTAGCAATGGTGGTGATTGGTTCTAACCGAGATATTCAGCGTTTACCGATGTAA
- a CDS encoding TrkH family potassium uptake protein, whose translation MTIARTICLGFIAVILAGTSLLMLPVSTTSGTWNDPIVALFTSTSAVCVTGLAVVDTGTYFSFWGQLFIALLVQVGGLGYMTTTTFLMLLIGRKFDLRQKLAIQESFDRPFLQGSQSLMKSVIATTLVFELTATLIMLTVFAQKYDFRYAVWLSLFHSISAWNNAGFGLFKDNLMSYQSSIIINLSITGLIIFGGIGYQVIIEFYTWFIYRFQYKRKGFVFSLNYKVAISTTIFLLVMGTLAFLLTEQGNGDTLANLSIKDKLLAAWFQSVTSRTAGFNTIDIGKISVEGLLITMALMFIGASPSGTGGGIKTTTFRILYNCTRSVLRGREEVTLYQRRIPMPLILKSMAVVFGSVIAIIISTLAISFVETDFKMIQLFFEVVSAFGTVGLSTGITAALSPISKLIIVFMMYLGRVGVILLIAAIIGDPKPTVINYPEENLLVG comes from the coding sequence ATGACGATTGCCCGGACAATTTGCTTGGGATTTATTGCGGTAATTTTAGCGGGAACTTCCCTGTTGATGTTGCCTGTTTCTACCACCAGCGGCACTTGGAATGACCCAATTGTTGCCCTCTTTACCTCCACTTCTGCTGTCTGTGTCACCGGTTTAGCTGTAGTAGATACGGGTACTTATTTTTCTTTTTGGGGTCAATTATTTATTGCCTTATTAGTGCAAGTGGGGGGTTTGGGTTATATGACCACTACCACTTTTTTAATGTTATTAATTGGGCGAAAATTTGACCTGAGACAGAAGTTAGCGATTCAAGAATCCTTCGATCGACCTTTCCTACAAGGTAGTCAAAGTTTAATGAAATCAGTGATTGCTACTACTCTAGTTTTTGAGTTAACAGCAACCTTGATTATGTTAACTGTCTTCGCCCAAAAGTATGATTTTAGATATGCGGTGTGGTTGTCTCTATTCCATAGTATTAGTGCTTGGAATAATGCGGGTTTTGGCTTGTTTAAAGATAATTTGATGTCCTATCAGTCTTCAATTATTATTAACTTATCTATCACAGGATTGATCATTTTTGGAGGTATCGGTTATCAGGTAATTATCGAGTTTTACACTTGGTTTATTTACCGCTTTCAATATAAAAGAAAAGGCTTTGTTTTTTCTCTTAACTATAAAGTTGCTATCAGCACAACTATATTTTTATTAGTGATGGGAACCTTGGCTTTTTTACTTACTGAACAGGGAAATGGTGACACTTTGGCTAATTTATCAATTAAAGATAAATTGCTGGCCGCTTGGTTCCAATCGGTAACATCGAGAACAGCAGGATTTAATACCATTGATATCGGTAAAATTTCCGTAGAAGGTTTATTAATTACCATGGCTTTGATGTTTATTGGTGCCAGTCCTAGCGGTACAGGGGGAGGTATTAAAACCACAACTTTTAGGATTTTATATAATTGTACCCGCTCGGTTTTAAGAGGTCGTGAAGAAGTAACTCTCTATCAAAGGCGCATTCCTATGCCGTTAATTTTAAAGTCAATGGCGGTGGTTTTTGGTTCGGTTATAGCGATTATTATCTCCACCCTAGCTATCTCATTTGTGGAGACAGATTTTAAAATGATTCAACTGTTTTTTGAGGTGGTTTCTGCCTTTGGAACTGTCGGACTATCTACGGGGATAACCGCCGCCCTATCGCCGATTTCTAAGTTAATTATTGTTTTTATGATGTATCTGGGACGGGTGGGAGTTATACTTTTAATAGCGGCTATCATCGGCGATCCGAAACCAACAGTTATTAATTACCCCGAAGAAAACCTTTTAGTGGGATAA